The following coding sequences are from one Mytilus trossulus isolate FHL-02 chromosome 8, PNRI_Mtr1.1.1.hap1, whole genome shotgun sequence window:
- the LOC134727973 gene encoding uncharacterized protein LOC134727973 has product MYGTDMNSAPEIATLLKLSPVDRGFRDSLELLDDLGIKAQMPSFLTKDQKQMIITDDANTSRLVTKVRWEVESANARIKRWKYLSNVLPNKQVPYIGDYVCIVCGISNEYLPPLSPGCDNEEALAAKMLHLSKRVNTLKQMVEEENLESRKTIRKEPDNTLEDFPLLDEEDLRNITHNQDISYGVQNWGAYLEDTASIQQAVDESEERVVEE; this is encoded by the exons TTGACAGAGGATTCAGGGACTCATTGGAGCTTCTTGATGATTTAGGAATAAAGGCACAAATGCCAAGTTTTTTAACGAAAGATCAAAAACAGATGATTATAACAGATGATGCCAATACAAGCAGATTAGTTACTAAG GTCCGATGGGAAGTAGAGTCTGCTAATGCAAGAATCAAGAGATGGAAATATCTGAGCAATGTTTTACCAAATAAACAAGTTCCATATATCGGAGATTATGTTTGCATTGTATGTggaatatcaaatgaatatttgcCGCCGTTGTCTCCAG gATGTGATAATGAAGAAGCATTGGCTGCAAAAATGCTCCATCTGTCGAAAAGAGTAAATACACTGAAACAGATGGTAGAAGAAGAAAATTTGGAGAGTCGTAAAACAATTCGGAAAGAGCCAGATAATACTTTAGAAGATTTTCCACTTCTTGATGAAGAAGATCTTAGAAACATAAC GCATAATCAGGATATTTCTTATGGAGTCCAGAATTGGGGAGCATATCTAGAAGATACAGCATCAATTCAACAAGCCGTAGATGAAAGTGAGGAGCGTGTCGTTGAAGAATAG